Part of the Deltaproteobacteria bacterium genome is shown below.
TCCAGCTCCTGGCGCATCTTGGGGACGAAGCCGCCGCGCATCAGACCGATGTTGCTAAGGACGATGGAGGTCAGATGAACGCCGGGTTCCAGCCAGTGACCGTCCAGCACCGGCACATTGGAGCTGGTGGCGGCGATGACCATGTCGACGTCCTTGACGGCCTCCCGGGCGCTCTCCACCGGGCGGATCTCCAGTCCCGTGAGGTCGCCCATCTCATCGGCGAATTCCTTCCGGTGCTCCGGGTTCGGGCTGAACACCTTGACGCTGGTGAGGTTGCGTATCTCCCGCAGCGCCAGCAGGTGATACTTGGCCTGGTTCTGCGATCCCAGCATGCCGATGGTGCTGGCGTCCTTGCGCGCGAGAAGGTCCGTACCCACCGCGCTGTTGGCGGCGGTGCGCAGGGCGGAGACCCCGCTCAGGGACAGCTCGCGCGGTCTGGGTTCGCCGATGATGAGGCAGCGCAGCTCTCCGGTCTCGGAATCGAAGAGGACCTGCGTGGGCCGTCCGCGCACGGGAAAGGCCTCGATGGAATGCTGTCCGTGGACCGGATTCTTGGTCCACTCGCAGTGGGTCATGAGGCCGGTGACCCCGACCTCGGGCAGGCCCCCCTGATGGACACTGACGCGCACGTTGGACGGCATGTGCGTGCGCCGGCGCACCATGCTTATGTCGGGATTCCGATCCCACTGGGCGAACCCCTCCCGCACCAGGTCGACGGCCTCTTTCATGCTGATCAGGCCGTCGATGTCTTCCGGACGCAATACCAGGATCATGTTGGCTCCTCTCTTCGTTCTGACACGAGGCCGCCGGCGCACAGGGCTTGAACCAGCGGCAGGTCTCCTTCCAGAAAGTCCATGTCTTGCAGTTCGTCGGCGGGCACCCACGCGATGCGCTCGAACACCTGATTGCGCGGGGTTCCGCGGTAGGCGCGAACGTCAAAGAAAACCAGCTCCACGCGTGTCCCGTCGGCGTAGGCGTGAGCGTGTCGAAAAACCTCGCGGGCCTTCTCCACCGTGATGTCGAGTTCCTCCTTGAGTTCCCTTTGGAGAGCAGCGCGCGCGCCCTCGCCCGCCTCGATCTTGCCGCCCGGGAACTCCCACTTGAACGGGAAGGGGCCATCGCCACGCCGCTGGCACACCAGGAACCGATCACCTTGGGAGAGAATACCGGCCGCGACCTTGAACATCGCCCGGGCTCAGGCGTCGCCGCGCGTCCGGTTGGTTGTCGCGGCCGATTCCTCCCGCGCGGCCGGGCGTTTCAGCTTGCCCGCGACATTGTCCCGGATCCACTTCGCGTCCCACCATTCCAGCGGCAGTACCGCGACGCCGTGGATGTAGACGCCGTAGTGCAGGTGGTCCCCGACCGCGAGCCCGGTCTCGCCGGTGCGGCCGATCTTCGTGCCCTTCTTCACCATCTGCCCTGTCGTCGCGGCGACGGAACTCAGATGGGAGTAGAGGCTGCACAACCCGAAACCGTGGTCGATGATCACCGTGTTGCCGTAGATTCCCAGCGGCCCGGCGAACACGACGGCACCGCTGTTGGACGCTCCCACCGGATAGCGCCGGGTGACCGCCAAGTCGTATCCCAGGTGCCGCGCCTCGTCAATCTTCTCGTCGCGGTAGTAGTAGGAGCGCCGGTCGGCGAAGTTGGCCTGGACGGAGGAATTGGCGAGCTGCGCGAAACGTCCGTCCCAGAGCTTTCTCGGGGCGGAGTCCTGGCAGGCCTTCCGGATCGTGTCCTCGTTGACCCGCCGCAAGTCGCGGTTCACCTTGACGAACTGTTCCCGAGGACCTCCACCGGCGCCGCCCGCTTCGCCCACCAGCGGCACGATCTTCCGCCGGATGAAGTCGTCGGACACCGGCACCCGGACCGATCGGTACCGGAGCGGCTGGACATTGTACGCCAACGGCGACTCCCACTTGTTGCCGGCATAATCCTCGGCCACGACCATCGCGCGTTCGCTCACCGGGAGGTCGTAGGGATGCGAGAAGAACGCCAGATACCTGGCGCCATCCGCAAACTGCCCCTTGTAGGCCGGAAAGAAATACCGCCCGACCCGGATCCCGGTGCGCTCTGTATCCGACGATGCGTTGTAGGTGACGAAGCCGGTGCCGCCATGGGTGACGTAGCGGTCGTGGCCGGTGATCTCCACGGTGGGAGGCCTGAAGTCCAGCGTGATCACCTTGTCCAGGGTGGTCTCGTTGCCGCTGAAGAAACGCCAATAGGAGCGGTCGACAGCGGTCACGGACAGAACCCCGGGACCGTCCGTCAGCCGGTATTTGCCTGGATCGAGCTGCACGGGGATATCGACTGAGTGTACCGTGTCCGAAAACGTCTGGGAGTGGATGGGGCGGGATGCTCCGGCGGAAACCAGGTTGATGGATACGTGGGAGAGGCCGGTGCCGCGGTCGCCCACCTTGACCGCGAAGGCACGCCGGCCGACGGTGGCTCGTTCGAGATGGACCTCGATCCGCGGCGCGTACCACTCCAGTTGCCGGAACAGCAGGATGCCCCCCACGACCACCGCCACCAGCACGGCGAGGGCGCCCAGGAGGCCCAGATTTCTTCTCGGCAGGGACATCCAACCCCTTCGCCGTCGGGCCATGCGTTGAGCCATTGTCAACCGGTTCCTTCGAACAAGCCGAAGCCTATTCCGCCAGTTCCCAAGTGGTGCCGGAGGGGCCGTCTCTCAACAGGATGCCCTGTTCCTTCAACGAATCGCGGATGCCGTCGGCCTGCCCCCAGTCCTTTGCCCGCCGCGCGGCGTTGCGCTCTTCGATCATGCGCCGGATCTCGTCCTCGGACAGGGCCAGCCGGGTGAGCCCGCTCAGGCGCCGTTCTTCCAGAAAACGCTCGGGCGGTGACTGCAAGAGTCCGAGGGCACCGGTCATGGCCCGAAGCGCGTTGCGCTTTCCGTCCAACGCCCGCGTGTGGCCTTCGTCCAGCAGCCGGTTCACCGCCCGAAGCTCTTCGAACACCACGGCCAGCGCCCGAGGAGTGTTGAAGTCATCATCCATCTCGCGGCGGAAGTCGTCCAGGGGGCCAGAGTCGGCGGCGCCGTCCGGAGACGGGCCGATGAGGCGCTCCGCCCGGCTCGCGGTCTCGTACAGGCGCGCCACCGTGCGCTGGGCCTCCGCCAGCCCCTCCTCGGAAAACTCGATGGGATTGCGGTAGTGGGTCGTCAGCATATAGAGACGCAGCGCCACGGGATCGAAGCGCTCCAGCACCTCCTTGATGCTGAGGATGTTGCCCACGGACTTGGACATCTTCTCCTTGGCCAACTGGACGAAACCGTTGTGAATCCAGTAACGCGCGAAGGGCTCGCCGGTAGCGCATTCGGACTGGGCGATTTCATTCTCGTGGTGCGGGAAGACGAGATCCTGCCCGCCTCCGTGAATGTCGAAGGGTTGGCCCAGGTACCGGGTGCTCATGACCGAGCACTCGATGTGCCAGCCCGGCCGTCCCCTGCCCCATGGGCTGTCCCAGAAGGGCTCGCCCTCCTTACTGGCCTTCCACAAGGCGAAGTCCATGGGATGGCGCTTGCGGTCGTCCACCTCCACGCGCGCGCCCGCGGTCATCTCGTCGAGGCTCCGGCGCGACAGCCGGCCGTATTCCGGGAAGCTCTCCACCGCGAAATAGACGTCGCCGGCGACCGCGTAGGCGTGGCCGCGTTCCATGAGCGCGGCAATGAGCGCGACCATCCCGTCGATGTGCTCCGTGGCGCGGGGCTCGACCGCGGGTTCCGCCAGTCCGAGGGCGGCCGCGTCCCGGTGGAACGCGTCGATGTAGCGCTGCGCCAGCGCCTCGGGCGCGATCCCCTCCTCATTCGCCCGGTTGATGATCTTGTCGTCCACGTCGGTGAAGTTGCGTACGAAACGGCAGTCGAAACCGAGGAAACGCAGGTAGCGGTGGATGATGTCGAACGTCAGGAGGGCACGGGCATGGCCGATGTGGCACTGGTCGTAGACGGTGACGCCGCACACGTACATGTTCACCGTGCCCGGCGTGAGCGGTAGGAACGGCTCTTTCTTCCCGCTCATGGTGTTGGTGATGCAAAGAGCCATTCGGGTCATCTTACGCCACGCCGTGGAATTTGCAAAATGCGCCGGCCCTGGAGGGCCGGTTCCGGGCTTCGGGGTTGCGGAAGTAGGCAAAAGTGCTTAAATCCTCACCCCATGACCAACCAACGACCCTACGAGGACTTGCGTGAGTTCATCGGTGTGCTGGAGGATGCCGGCAAGCTCATCCGCATCACACGGGAAGTCAACAAGGACACCGAATTGCAGCCGCTGGTGCGCCTGCAATTCCGCGGACTGCCCGACGAGCAGCGCAAGGCGTTCCTGTTCGAGAACGTGACGGATTCGAAAGGCCGCCGCTACGAGGGCTCGGTGCTGGTGGGCGGTCTCTCCGGCTCCACCGCCATCTACAGCCTGGGGCTCCAGTGCCGGCCGGAAGAGGTGCCGGACCGCTGGATCGAGGCCATGGAGAACCCGATCCCGCCGGTAATGGTGCCCGACGGACCGGTCACGGAAGTGATCCACAAGGGCGACGACCTCGCCGCCAGCGGCGGCTTCGCCCGCTTCCCCATCCCCATCTCGACCCCCGGATTCGACAACGGCCCCTACATCACCGCGGGCCACTGGATCACCAAGGACCCGGAGACCGGCGCGCGCAACGTCGGCAACTACCGCGGGCTCGTGAAGTCGCCGCTCCGCTGCGGCGCCAACTCGGGCACGCCCCAGGACCTGTCGGCCCACTGGGAGAAGTGCCGCGAGCGGGGCATCCCGCTGGAAGTAGCCATCGCCGTGGGCACGGTGCCGGCGGCCTCGTACACCGCCACCCAGAAGGTGCCTCCCGACATGGACGAGCTCGCCCTGGCCGGCGGCCTGGCCCGGACTCCGGTCCAGCTCGTCAAGTGCCAGACCGTCGACCTGGAGGTGCCGGCCACCGCCGAGGTGGTGTTCGAGGGCATCATCCCCACCAACTACCTGGAAGAGGAAGGCCCGTTCGGCGAGTCCATGGGCTACGTCGACCCCCGGACCATCGGTCCGGTGATGGAGCTCACCTGCGTGACGCACCGCAAGAACCCCATCTGGGTCTCCATCATCAGCCAGGTGACGCCCAGCGAGAGCTCGAAGATCAAGGCCATGGGCATGAGCACCCTGGTGCACCGCTACCTCACCGGCAAGGGCTTCGAGTCGGTGAAGGAAGTCTACATGATGGAGGAGTTGGTGAACATGCGCCCCTACGTCGCCGTGCGCCTGGACAAGAAGGACGACGGCGAGCCCCGGCGCGTCATGGACGCCGTGCTGCAGTACGGCGACCGGGTGGGGAAGTTCATCGTGGCAGTGGACGAGGACATCAACGTCAACGACCCCGTGGCCGTGACCTGGGCCATCACGCACCGCTGCCAGCCGCACAAGGACGTGACCATCGTGCCCAACCGCCCCTTCGGCGCCACCCCCATCGGCATGGTGGTGAGCCACCCGTCGAGCCGCTACGACAGCACCGACTCGGCGCTCTTGATCGACGCCACCCGCAAGGCCGACCTGCCGCCGCTGTCGCTGCCCAAGAAGCCCTACATGGAGCGGGCGGTGGAGCTGTGGAAGGAACTGGAGCTGCCCGAGCTCGATCTCAAGGAGCCGTGGCACGGCTACCTCATGGGCCTCTGGCCCGACGAGCTGGACGAGGAAGCACGCATGGCGGCCGAGGGCGATTTCGAGAAGGTCGGCAAAAAGCTCGAGGGCACACGCGTCAGCGTCGGTGAGGGCCAGACTCTCAAGTCCATCCGGCTGGAATGGGGCAAGACCCACTCCGGGCGGTCCGTGTAAGTAACGCGCCGTCACCACCCGTATCCGAGCGGTATCCCCGGGGCCGGAACGGTTTCCAACGCGCTCGCTTCCAACGCGCTCGCGCGCACTCCCGCGAATTCGAGGTCCACGATGAAGAGAGACATGGTACTGAACGTGAACGGCGAGGAGCACGACGTCGAGATCGAGCCCAACCGCCTGCTGCTGGATGCCCTGCGCGAGGACGTGGGCCTCACCGGTACCAAGGAGGGCTGCAGCATCGGCGTGTGCGGCGCGTGCAGCGTCATCGTGGACGGGCGCCTGGTGAGCGCGTGCCTGACGCTGGCGGCGGCCTGCGAGGGCAAGCAGATCGAGACTATCGAGGGACTGGCCCAGGACGGCGAGTTGCACCCGCTCCAGCGCGCCTTCGTGCAATTCGGCGGTTTCCAGTGCGGCATCTGCACTCCGGGACAGATCATGGCCGCCAAGGCGCTGTTGGACCACAATCCGAACCCCACCACCGACGAGGTGAAGGAATGGATGTCGGCCAACCTTTGCCGCTGCACGGGCTATTACAAGATCCTGGAGTCGGTCATGGCCGTGGTGGAAGGGAAAGTGGATGAAGGCCGCCGCGACGAAGCCGTGCGCCAGGCCAGGATCCAGAGCCTCTACCAGTCGGACACCTACAAGAGCGACACGTCCGAGTAGCGGCCCGCCACGCCGTTCTTCGCACAACGCCGCCGTCCTTTGGGGGAAACATGAGCAAGGCAGAGAAGTTCGCGGTACTCGGGCAGAACGTGGACCGTTTCGAGGGCCACGACAAGGTGACGGGAAGCGCGGCGTACGTCGCCGACGTGTTCCTGCCGGGGATGCTGACGGGGCGGATCCTGAGGAGTCCCCTGCCCCACGCGCGCATCCGCAGCATCGACACCAGCCGGGCGGAGAAGCTACGCGGCGTCAAGGCCGTGGTCACCGCCGAGGACACCATCAAGAAGGGCTGGGGGGTCTTTTTCCCGGACCAGTATCCGCTGTCGGTGGGCAAGGCCCGCTACGTCGGCGAGGAGGTGGCGGCGGTGGCGGCCATCGACCGCGATACCGCGGAGGAGGCGCTGGAGCTCATCGACATCGACTGGGAGGAGTTGCCCGCGGTGTTCGACGCCGAGGAGGCCATGCAGCCGGACGCGCCCCTGATCCACGAGGAGAAGGAGAACAACGTCGCTCTCACCATCGACGTGGTGCGGGGCGACATCGACGCGGCCTTCAAGGACTCGGACCTGGTCGTCGAGGACACCTTCGAGAGCGTGCCCCAGTGGCACTCGGCCATCGAGACCATCGGCAGCGTCGCCGACTACTCGGCCAACGGCAAGTACACGGTCTACATGAACACCCAGACGCTCTTCATGGCGCGCATGCGCCTGGCCACGGCGTTGGGCGTGCGCGAGGCCGATGTGCGCGTCCTCCAGACCGCGGTGGGCGGCGGCTTCGGCGGCAAGTCCTGCGACGACAACAACGCCATGGTGGCGGCGATCCTGGCGCGCAAGGCGCGCCGCCCGGTGAAGATCATCAACACCCGGGAGGAGGAGTTCCTCGCCGGCAGCCGGCCGCGGGTCAACATGAAGGTGTGGGTGCGCATGGGCTTCAAGAAGGACGGCCGCATCCGCGCCAAGCACATGCGCATCATCGCCGACAACGGCGCCTACAGCGGCAAGGCCCCGGCCATCACCGGCGTGGCCGCGCTGCGCCACGACACCTGCTACAAGTACTCGGACGTGCGCTCGGAAGCCTACCTGGTCTACACCAACAAGATCCCCACCGGCGCCTTCCGCGGCTTCGGCAACCCGTCGGCGGAGTTCTCCGTCGAGCAGATGATGGACATCGCCGCCGACGAGCTGGGCATGGACCCGTTCGAGATGGCGCGCCTCAACGCCGCCGAGGAGGGCTACGTCTCGCCCCACGGCAACCGGGTCATAAGCTGCGAGCTCCAGCAGTGCATCGACCGTACCGAGCGCATGATCGGGTGGAAGGAGAAGCGCGCCGCGCGCAAGCCCAACCGCGGCCTGGGCATGGGCTGCACCGTGCACGTGAGCGGCAAGCGCCACTTCGGCGACTACGACGGCAGCTCGGCCACCATCAAGATGAACGAGGACGGCAAGGCCTTCATCCTCAGCGGCGAGGGCGAGACCGGCCAGGGGCACTGGACGGCCATGTGCCAGATCGCCGCCGAGGAGCTGGGCGTCCCCTTCTCCGACGTGGCCATCTCCGAGGCCGACACCGACCTCACCACCTTCTGCCTCGGCAACTACGCCAGCCGCCTCACCTACGTGGCCGGCAACGCGGTGAAGAACGCCGCCACCGCGGTCAAGGAGATCCTGCACGAGACCGCCGCCGAAATGCTCGAGTGCGACCCCTCCGACCTGGTGTCGCGGGACGGCTACATCTTCGTCCAGGGCGCGGAACAGCGCTCCATCAGCGTGGCCGACGTGGTGCGCGGCCGGCAGTTCCGCCGCGGCGGCGCGCCGGTGGTGGCGTCGGGCAGCTTCGACGCGGACTCGGTGAGCCAGGACGCCCTGCGCTTCGGCAACGAATCGGGGGCCTACAACTTCGGCTGCCAGGCGGCGGAGGTGGAGGTGGACCCGGACACGGGCCACGTCAAGGTGATCCAGTACGCGGTGGCGTCGGATTGCGGCACGGTGATCTATCCCATCGGCGCCGAGGGACAGGTGGAAGGCTCCATCGCCCAGGGGCTGGGCTACGCGCTCATCGAGGGCATCCGCATGGAGGAAGGCCGGCCCATCAACCCCAACTTCAGCGATTACCGGCTGGCGTCCATGCGCGACATGCCCGACCTGGTGCACGAGTTCGCCGACTCCTACGAGCCCACCGGCCCCTTCGGCGCCAAGGGATTGGGCGAGTTGGGCATGGACCCGGTGGCGGCCATCATCAGCAACGCCATCTACGACGCCGTCGGCGTGCGCATCCGGACCCTCCCCATCACCGCGGAGAAGGTGCTGCGCGCCTTGCAGGAAAAGAAGAAGAACGGGAGCTGAACACATGCGTGCCAAGTTTGAATACCTCGCGCCCACGAGCCTCGACGAGGCCTGCGCACTGCTTCAGGAACACGAGGGCGACGCCAAGCTGCTGGCCGGCGGCACCGCCTTGGTGATGTGGCTGCGCATGGGGCTTCTGAGCCCCGGCTACGTCATCGATCTGGAGAACGTGCCGGGACTCGCCGGCATCACCTACGACGCGGCCGACGGCCTGCGCATCGGCGCCGGCGTGAAGCATCGGGACCTCGAACTGTGTCCGGAGGTGCGCGAGCACTATCCTCTGCTCCGGGAGACTTTCTACAAGGTGGCGCAGCCGCGCATCCGCCTCATGGCCACCGTGGGCGGGAACCTGAGCCACGGCGATCCCATGACCGATCCCGGCGCGAGCTTCATCGCCCTGGACGCCGAGGTGACGCTGCGCGGCAGCCGCGGCGAGCGCACCGTGTCGGTGGAGGACTTCTTCGTGGACTACTACGAGACCGCGCTGGAGCCCGACGAGATCCTCACCTCGATCCACGTGCCGCCGCCCGCCGGACCGGCATGGTCCCACATCAAATTCACCCCGCGCAGCGAAGAGGACTTCGCCACCGTGGGCGTGGCCGTGACCCTGACCGGCGCCGGCAACCGTTGCGACGACGTACGCATCGCCCTCAACTCCGTGGGGCCCACCATCTTCCGCGCCCACGCCGCCGAGGACGTGCTGCGCGGCCGGGACCTCACACCGGCGCGGATCGAGGAGGCCGGCGCGGCTGCCGCGGATGCGTCCGACCCCATCGAGGACGTGCGCGGCTCCTCCGACTACAAGCGCGACTTGACAGCCGTGTTCGTGCGCCGGGCCCTGGAGCAGGCGGCGGCCAAGCTGGGCTGACCACGGGGAGATCATGGCCGTAGATGAAAACTGGGACGTCATCCTCATCGGGGCGGGGCAGAACAACTTCGCGCTGGGCACCTACCTGGGCATGGCGGGCCTGGAGACCGTCATCTGCGAGAGCCGCTTGGAGAACGGCGGGCGGCTCTTCTCCGAAGAGATCACCCTGCCCGGCTACTGGCACAACAGCCTGGCCTACTTCCAGGACAACCGGGAGGTCTCGCCGGTGTGGGCTGAGCTCGACTGGGAGAACGGGCACCACGCCGAGTTCGTGACCCCGCCGGTCATCAGCACGCTGCTGCTGCCCGGCGGCGCTTCGGTCTCACACCACCAGGACCTGGACGGCACCCTGGCGTCGCTGGCGCATCACTCCGCGGCGGACCGGGCCGCCTGGAAGGACGCGCACCAGCGGTTTCGCGGCATCGTCCGGGACATCGTCATCCCGTCGTACTATGCCCCGCCTGGGGATCCGGGCGCGCTGGATGAGCGCATCGCGGCCGACCCCGCGGGCTCCGACTTCCTGCGGATCGCGGGCATGAGCGCCGCGGAGGCCGTGCAACATCTTTTCGAGAGCGAGGCCGTGCGCACCCTGGTGCTGTCGCAGATGGCCATTCCGCGCGGCTGGGCGCTGGACTACGAGGGCGGCGGGCGCGAGGTGCTGGCCCTCATCGCCGGTGACGAGCGGCCGCAGCTTGCCCGCGGCGGCTCCCATTCCATCGCCCAGGTGCTGCAACGCGCCTACGTGATGCACGGCGGCCAGATTCGTGCGCTGCACCACGTGGACAAGATCCTGGTGGAGGGCGGACGCGCGGTGGGCGTGCGGCTGCGCGACGGACGCGAATGGAAGGCGCGGCGCGCGGTGGTGTCCAACGTGGACCCCTACGGCACCTTGATCGACATGGTGGGCGAGGAGCACCTGGACGGCGGCTTGGCACAGGCCGTGCGCGCCATCGAGCCCGACGAGTTCTCCTACTTCCAGGTGCACCTGGCGCTCAAGGCGCCCTTGCGCTTCGCCGTGCACGAGGCCGCCGACGCGTTCGTGGGTCAGGCCATGAACGTCAACTACGGCCCGCGTTCGGTCGAGGACCTCCAGGCCATGTGGCGCGAGATCCGCGCCGGCGAGTTCCCCGAGCACCCCTGTCTGCACATCACCTGCCCCACGTGGTTCGACGCGCTGCAGGCGCCCCCGGCGAAGCATACGGCGTCGGTGTTCATGCCGGTCCCATACCAGCTCAAGGGCCATCAGCCCGAGGACTGGGTCCGGCTCAAGCACGGATTCATGGAGCGGGTGCTGTCGGCCCTGCGCGATGTCGCCACCAACCTCACCGACGACAACATCGTGATGAAGGTCCCCATGGACCCCTGCTACCTGGCCGGACGCTGGCAGAACATGCGCCGGGGCTCGGTATGGGTGGCCCGGAAGACCCCGGACCAGATGGGCCGGAACCGTCCCATCCCGCAACTGGCGCAGTACCGCACCCCCATCGAGGGCCTCTACCAGGTGGGCGCGGCCACGCACCCGGCGGACGCGGTCATCGCCGGTTCCGGGCGTGCCGCCTGGAGCGTGCTGCGTGAGGACCTGGGCCTCGGGGCCTGAAACAACCACGAAGGCGGGTGAACCATGGCGAAGGTAATGCACTACGACGGGGTGGTGATCGGCGCGGGCCACAATGGCATGATCTGCGCCGGCTACCTGGGGAAGTCCGGGCAGAAAATCCTCGTCATCGAGAAGAACATGGAGGTGGGCGGCGGGCTGGATTCTCACGAGGACCGCAACTATCCGGGGTTCTGGCACAACATCCACTCGGTGTTCCACCGCGGGCTGATGATGCTGCCGTGGTTCCAGGACCTGGAAATGGAGAACATGGGCATCCACTATTACAAGCCCGACCCGGGCGTGGTGCAGCACTTCCTCGACCGCACCTACCTGGGCTGGTTCGCCGACGTGGAGCGCACCATCGCCACCATCGAGCAGTACTCCGCCAGGGACGCGGCGAGCTTCCGGGACATCTGGAGCCGCTGGCAGCCGGTGGTGAAGAACATCGTGTTCCCGGAGACCTACTGCCCGCCCATCCCCATTGGCGAGAAACGGACGCTCCTGGAAGGACTGCCGGAGGGGCGGGAGTACCTGCGTTACTTCGACACCACGCCCGAGCAGTTCATCCTGGAGCATTTCGAGAAC
Proteins encoded:
- a CDS encoding xanthine dehydrogenase family protein molybdopterin-binding subunit; translation: MSKAEKFAVLGQNVDRFEGHDKVTGSAAYVADVFLPGMLTGRILRSPLPHARIRSIDTSRAEKLRGVKAVVTAEDTIKKGWGVFFPDQYPLSVGKARYVGEEVAAVAAIDRDTAEEALELIDIDWEELPAVFDAEEAMQPDAPLIHEEKENNVALTIDVVRGDIDAAFKDSDLVVEDTFESVPQWHSAIETIGSVADYSANGKYTVYMNTQTLFMARMRLATALGVREADVRVLQTAVGGGFGGKSCDDNNAMVAAILARKARRPVKIINTREEEFLAGSRPRVNMKVWVRMGFKKDGRIRAKHMRIIADNGAYSGKAPAITGVAALRHDTCYKYSDVRSEAYLVYTNKIPTGAFRGFGNPSAEFSVEQMMDIAADELGMDPFEMARLNAAEEGYVSPHGNRVISCELQQCIDRTERMIGWKEKRAARKPNRGLGMGCTVHVSGKRHFGDYDGSSATIKMNEDGKAFILSGEGETGQGHWTAMCQIAAEELGVPFSDVAISEADTDLTTFCLGNYASRLTYVAGNAVKNAATAVKEILHETAAEMLECDPSDLVSRDGYIFVQGAEQRSISVADVVRGRQFRRGGAPVVASGSFDADSVSQDALRFGNESGAYNFGCQAAEVEVDPDTGHVKVIQYAVASDCGTVIYPIGAEGQVEGSIAQGLGYALIEGIRMEEGRPINPNFSDYRLASMRDMPDLVHEFADSYEPTGPFGAKGLGELGMDPVAAIISNAIYDAVGVRIRTLPITAEKVLRALQEKKKNGS
- a CDS encoding NAD(P)/FAD-dependent oxidoreductase, which translates into the protein MAVDENWDVILIGAGQNNFALGTYLGMAGLETVICESRLENGGRLFSEEITLPGYWHNSLAYFQDNREVSPVWAELDWENGHHAEFVTPPVISTLLLPGGASVSHHQDLDGTLASLAHHSAADRAAWKDAHQRFRGIVRDIVIPSYYAPPGDPGALDERIAADPAGSDFLRIAGMSAAEAVQHLFESEAVRTLVLSQMAIPRGWALDYEGGGREVLALIAGDERPQLARGGSHSIAQVLQRAYVMHGGQIRALHHVDKILVEGGRAVGVRLRDGREWKARRAVVSNVDPYGTLIDMVGEEHLDGGLAQAVRAIEPDEFSYFQVHLALKAPLRFAVHEAADAFVGQAMNVNYGPRSVEDLQAMWREIRAGEFPEHPCLHITCPTWFDALQAPPAKHTASVFMPVPYQLKGHQPEDWVRLKHGFMERVLSALRDVATNLTDDNIVMKVPMDPCYLAGRWQNMRRGSVWVARKTPDQMGRNRPIPQLAQYRTPIEGLYQVGAATHPADAVIAGSGRAAWSVLREDLGLGA
- a CDS encoding UbiD family decarboxylase, whose amino-acid sequence is MTNQRPYEDLREFIGVLEDAGKLIRITREVNKDTELQPLVRLQFRGLPDEQRKAFLFENVTDSKGRRYEGSVLVGGLSGSTAIYSLGLQCRPEEVPDRWIEAMENPIPPVMVPDGPVTEVIHKGDDLAASGGFARFPIPISTPGFDNGPYITAGHWITKDPETGARNVGNYRGLVKSPLRCGANSGTPQDLSAHWEKCRERGIPLEVAIAVGTVPAASYTATQKVPPDMDELALAGGLARTPVQLVKCQTVDLEVPATAEVVFEGIIPTNYLEEEGPFGESMGYVDPRTIGPVMELTCVTHRKNPIWVSIISQVTPSESSKIKAMGMSTLVHRYLTGKGFESVKEVYMMEELVNMRPYVAVRLDKKDDGEPRRVMDAVLQYGDRVGKFIVAVDEDINVNDPVAVTWAITHRCQPHKDVTIVPNRPFGATPIGMVVSHPSSRYDSTDSALLIDATRKADLPPLSLPKKPYMERAVELWKELELPELDLKEPWHGYLMGLWPDELDEEARMAAEGDFEKVGKKLEGTRVSVGEGQTLKSIRLEWGKTHSGRSV
- a CDS encoding M23 family metallopeptidase, with product MSLPRRNLGLLGALAVLVAVVVGGILLFRQLEWYAPRIEVHLERATVGRRAFAVKVGDRGTGLSHVSINLVSAGASRPIHSQTFSDTVHSVDIPVQLDPGKYRLTDGPGVLSVTAVDRSYWRFFSGNETTLDKVITLDFRPPTVEITGHDRYVTHGGTGFVTYNASSDTERTGIRVGRYFFPAYKGQFADGARYLAFFSHPYDLPVSERAMVVAEDYAGNKWESPLAYNVQPLRYRSVRVPVSDDFIRRKIVPLVGEAGGAGGGPREQFVKVNRDLRRVNEDTIRKACQDSAPRKLWDGRFAQLANSSVQANFADRRSYYYRDEKIDEARHLGYDLAVTRRYPVGASNSGAVVFAGPLGIYGNTVIIDHGFGLCSLYSHLSSVAATTGQMVKKGTKIGRTGETGLAVGDHLHYGVYIHGVAVLPLEWWDAKWIRDNVAGKLKRPAAREESAATTNRTRGDA
- a CDS encoding (deoxy)nucleoside triphosphate pyrophosphohydrolase; protein product: MFKVAAGILSQGDRFLVCQRRGDGPFPFKWEFPGGKIEAGEGARAALQRELKEELDITVEKAREVFRHAHAYADGTRVELVFFDVRAYRGTPRNQVFERIAWVPADELQDMDFLEGDLPLVQALCAGGLVSERREEPT
- a CDS encoding xanthine dehydrogenase family protein subunit M, translating into MRAKFEYLAPTSLDEACALLQEHEGDAKLLAGGTALVMWLRMGLLSPGYVIDLENVPGLAGITYDAADGLRIGAGVKHRDLELCPEVREHYPLLRETFYKVAQPRIRLMATVGGNLSHGDPMTDPGASFIALDAEVTLRGSRGERTVSVEDFFVDYYETALEPDEILTSIHVPPPAGPAWSHIKFTPRSEEDFATVGVAVTLTGAGNRCDDVRIALNSVGPTIFRAHAAEDVLRGRDLTPARIEEAGAAAADASDPIEDVRGSSDYKRDLTAVFVRRALEQAAAKLG
- the cysS gene encoding cysteine--tRNA ligase gives rise to the protein MALCITNTMSGKKEPFLPLTPGTVNMYVCGVTVYDQCHIGHARALLTFDIIHRYLRFLGFDCRFVRNFTDVDDKIINRANEEGIAPEALAQRYIDAFHRDAAALGLAEPAVEPRATEHIDGMVALIAALMERGHAYAVAGDVYFAVESFPEYGRLSRRSLDEMTAGARVEVDDRKRHPMDFALWKASKEGEPFWDSPWGRGRPGWHIECSVMSTRYLGQPFDIHGGGQDLVFPHHENEIAQSECATGEPFARYWIHNGFVQLAKEKMSKSVGNILSIKEVLERFDPVALRLYMLTTHYRNPIEFSEEGLAEAQRTVARLYETASRAERLIGPSPDGAADSGPLDDFRREMDDDFNTPRALAVVFEELRAVNRLLDEGHTRALDGKRNALRAMTGALGLLQSPPERFLEERRLSGLTRLALSEDEIRRMIEERNAARRAKDWGQADGIRDSLKEQGILLRDGPSGTTWELAE
- a CDS encoding ornithine cyclodeaminase family protein, which codes for MILVLRPEDIDGLISMKEAVDLVREGFAQWDRNPDISMVRRRTHMPSNVRVSVHQGGLPEVGVTGLMTHCEWTKNPVHGQHSIEAFPVRGRPTQVLFDSETGELRCLIIGEPRPRELSLSGVSALRTAANSAVGTDLLARKDASTIGMLGSQNQAKYHLLALREIRNLTSVKVFSPNPEHRKEFADEMGDLTGLEIRPVESAREAVKDVDMVIAATSSNVPVLDGHWLEPGVHLTSIVLSNIGLMRGGFVPKMRQELDDESMRRADVIGVNSRQTIEVDQPGDFVERLEKGIISWDKIVEAGEILNGVKPGRTDAGQITLFKNTGGVGISDVAIGGKLYQLARERGLGIELPIDGAEWREPL